The following are from one region of the Quercus robur chromosome 1, dhQueRobu3.1, whole genome shotgun sequence genome:
- the LOC126732387 gene encoding DNA repair protein RAD51 homolog 4 isoform X3, with the protein MAPLKSLEQDYPILDSNFHSFCASHDIFSVEDLLLHDLYLLAAFAEQESSSERLKQGITQVLSIIDGQHQPWLNGMELLEDAQRNKHVLSTGCEGIDLLLHGGLRVGQLTELVGPSSSGKTQAKHRTLQKVMNNISCKSVFDIFTMFDVLHQLEFNLRSQMQGGDCKVQLLIVDSVSSMVTPILGGSGSQGIHSWHALMISAGYLLKKLAHEHNIAVLVTNHTVGGDGGISKPALGESWKSIPHVRLLLSRDHGGSICNVSILKHPSMVESFASLFTMCAIDLPLSLSVFSLSITPCLLHMVFLFLFTLFNFFFPQAVGKAARFMIHN; encoded by the exons atggCACCGTTGAAATCTCTGGAGCAAGACTATCCCATTTTAGACTCAAACTTCCATTCCTTCTGTGCTTCTCACGACATTTTCTCAG ttgaGGATTTACTCTTGCATGACCTCTACTTATTAGCTGCTTTTGCGGAACAAGAATCTAGCTCTGAGAGATTAAAGCAG GGGATTACCCAAGTTCTCTCTATCATTGATGGTCAGCATCAGCCATGGTTGAATGGTATGGAGCTCTTGGAAGATGCTCAAAGGAATAAACATGTGTTGTCCACTGGATGTGAAGG AATTGATTTGTTACTTCATGGTGGATTGCGTGTGGGGCAGTTAACGGAACTTGTTGGGCCATCGTCATCTGGTAAAACACAA GCTAAACACAGAACTCTCCAGAAGGTAATGAACAACATATCTTGCAAATCAGTATTTGACATATTTACAATGTTTGATGTGCTACATCAGCTAGAGTTCAATCTGAGATCTCAG ATGCAAGGAGGAGATTGTAAGGTGCAGTTGCTTATTGTTGATTCGGTGTCATCAATGGTTACACCAATCCTTGGAGGCAGTGGTTCCCAGGGTATACATTCTT GGCATGCATTAATGATTTCTGCTGGATACCTGTTGAAGAAATTAGCACATGAGCATAATATTGCAGTACTg GTTACTAATCACACAGTGGGTGGAGATGGAGGTATCTCTAAACCGGCTCTTGGAGAGAGTTGGAAAAGCATCCCACATGTTCGGCTTCTGCTTTCCCGTGATCATGGAGGCAGCATCTGTAATGTTTCCATACTTAAACACCCATCCATGGTAGAATCCTTCGCATCTTTATTCACAATGTGTGCCATAGacttacctctctctctctctgtgttcaGCCTTTCTATCACACCGTGTTTACTCCATAtggtatttctttttttattcaccctttttaattttttttttcctcaggcTGTTGGTAAGGCTGCAAGGTTTATGATTCACAACTAA
- the LOC126732387 gene encoding DNA repair protein RAD51 homolog 4 isoform X6 has product MAPLKSLEQDYPILDSNFHSFCASHDIFSVEDLLLHDLYLLAAFAEQESSSERLKQGITQVLSIIDGQHQPWLNGMELLEDAQRNKHVLSTGCEGIDLLLHGGLRVGQLTELVGPSSSGKTQVCLLAASNVAKKHIGSVVYLDTGNSFSPQRVTHFICQHSDPAIDQAKHRTLQKVMNNISCKSVFDIFTMFDVLHQLEFNLRSQMQGGDCKVQLLIVDSVSSMVTPILGGSGSQGIHSWHALMISAGYLLKKLAHEHNIAVLDPTLWIKLKASDLKNWFRNKKGKNQKKG; this is encoded by the exons atggCACCGTTGAAATCTCTGGAGCAAGACTATCCCATTTTAGACTCAAACTTCCATTCCTTCTGTGCTTCTCACGACATTTTCTCAG ttgaGGATTTACTCTTGCATGACCTCTACTTATTAGCTGCTTTTGCGGAACAAGAATCTAGCTCTGAGAGATTAAAGCAG GGGATTACCCAAGTTCTCTCTATCATTGATGGTCAGCATCAGCCATGGTTGAATGGTATGGAGCTCTTGGAAGATGCTCAAAGGAATAAACATGTGTTGTCCACTGGATGTGAAGG AATTGATTTGTTACTTCATGGTGGATTGCGTGTGGGGCAGTTAACGGAACTTGTTGGGCCATCGTCATCTGGTAAAACACAA GTTTGCCTACTAGCTGCCTCAAATGTTGCAAAGAAACATATCGGCAGTGTTGTATACTTAGATACAGGCAACTCTTTTTCACCCCAACGTGTTACACACTTTATTTGTCAGCATTCTGATCCTGCCATTGATCAG GCTAAACACAGAACTCTCCAGAAGGTAATGAACAACATATCTTGCAAATCAGTATTTGACATATTTACAATGTTTGATGTGCTACATCAGCTAGAGTTCAATCTGAGATCTCAG ATGCAAGGAGGAGATTGTAAGGTGCAGTTGCTTATTGTTGATTCGGTGTCATCAATGGTTACACCAATCCTTGGAGGCAGTGGTTCCCAGGGTATACATTCTT GGCATGCATTAATGATTTCTGCTGGATACCTGTTGAAGAAATTAGCACATGAGCATAATATTGCAGTACTg GATCCAACTCTATGGATAAAGCTAAAAGCCAGTGATCTTAAGAATTGGTTTAGAAACAAGAAAGGGAAGAATCAGAAAAAAGGATGA
- the LOC126732387 gene encoding DNA repair protein RAD51 homolog 4 isoform X7 has product MAPLKSLEQDYPILDSNFHSFCASHDIFSVEDLLLHDLYLLAAFAEQESSSERLKQGITQVLSIIDGQHQPWLNGMELLEDAQRNKHVLSTGCEGIDLLLHGGLRVGQLTELVGPSSSGKTQMQGGDCKVQLLIVDSVSSMVTPILGGSGSQGIHSWHALMISAGYLLKKLAHEHNIAVLVTNHTVGGDGGISKPALGESWKSIPHVRLLLSRDHGGSICNVSILKHPSMVESFASLFTMCAIDLPLSLSVFSLSITPCLLHMVFLFLFTLFNFFFPQAVGKAARFMIHN; this is encoded by the exons atggCACCGTTGAAATCTCTGGAGCAAGACTATCCCATTTTAGACTCAAACTTCCATTCCTTCTGTGCTTCTCACGACATTTTCTCAG ttgaGGATTTACTCTTGCATGACCTCTACTTATTAGCTGCTTTTGCGGAACAAGAATCTAGCTCTGAGAGATTAAAGCAG GGGATTACCCAAGTTCTCTCTATCATTGATGGTCAGCATCAGCCATGGTTGAATGGTATGGAGCTCTTGGAAGATGCTCAAAGGAATAAACATGTGTTGTCCACTGGATGTGAAGG AATTGATTTGTTACTTCATGGTGGATTGCGTGTGGGGCAGTTAACGGAACTTGTTGGGCCATCGTCATCTGGTAAAACACAA ATGCAAGGAGGAGATTGTAAGGTGCAGTTGCTTATTGTTGATTCGGTGTCATCAATGGTTACACCAATCCTTGGAGGCAGTGGTTCCCAGGGTATACATTCTT GGCATGCATTAATGATTTCTGCTGGATACCTGTTGAAGAAATTAGCACATGAGCATAATATTGCAGTACTg GTTACTAATCACACAGTGGGTGGAGATGGAGGTATCTCTAAACCGGCTCTTGGAGAGAGTTGGAAAAGCATCCCACATGTTCGGCTTCTGCTTTCCCGTGATCATGGAGGCAGCATCTGTAATGTTTCCATACTTAAACACCCATCCATGGTAGAATCCTTCGCATCTTTATTCACAATGTGTGCCATAGacttacctctctctctctctgtgttcaGCCTTTCTATCACACCGTGTTTACTCCATAtggtatttctttttttattcaccctttttaattttttttttcctcaggcTGTTGGTAAGGCTGCAAGGTTTATGATTCACAACTAA
- the LOC126732387 gene encoding DNA repair protein RAD51 homolog 4 isoform X4, with amino-acid sequence MAPLKSLEQDYPILDSNFHSFCASHDIFSVEDLLLHDLYLLAAFAEQESSSERLKQGITQVLSIIDGQHQPWLNGMELLEDAQRNKHVLSTGCEGIDLLLHGGLRVGQLTELVGPSSSGKTQVCLLAASNVAKKHIGSVVYLDTGNSFSPQRVTHFICQHSDPAIDQAKHRTLQKVMNNISCKSVFDIFTMFDVLHQLEFNLRSQMQGGDCKVQLLIVDSVSSMVTPILGGSGSQGIHSWHALMISAGYLLKKLAHEHNIAVLVTNHTVGGDGGISKPALGESWKSIPHVRLLLSRDHGGSICNVSILKHPSMAVGKAARFMIHN; translated from the exons atggCACCGTTGAAATCTCTGGAGCAAGACTATCCCATTTTAGACTCAAACTTCCATTCCTTCTGTGCTTCTCACGACATTTTCTCAG ttgaGGATTTACTCTTGCATGACCTCTACTTATTAGCTGCTTTTGCGGAACAAGAATCTAGCTCTGAGAGATTAAAGCAG GGGATTACCCAAGTTCTCTCTATCATTGATGGTCAGCATCAGCCATGGTTGAATGGTATGGAGCTCTTGGAAGATGCTCAAAGGAATAAACATGTGTTGTCCACTGGATGTGAAGG AATTGATTTGTTACTTCATGGTGGATTGCGTGTGGGGCAGTTAACGGAACTTGTTGGGCCATCGTCATCTGGTAAAACACAA GTTTGCCTACTAGCTGCCTCAAATGTTGCAAAGAAACATATCGGCAGTGTTGTATACTTAGATACAGGCAACTCTTTTTCACCCCAACGTGTTACACACTTTATTTGTCAGCATTCTGATCCTGCCATTGATCAG GCTAAACACAGAACTCTCCAGAAGGTAATGAACAACATATCTTGCAAATCAGTATTTGACATATTTACAATGTTTGATGTGCTACATCAGCTAGAGTTCAATCTGAGATCTCAG ATGCAAGGAGGAGATTGTAAGGTGCAGTTGCTTATTGTTGATTCGGTGTCATCAATGGTTACACCAATCCTTGGAGGCAGTGGTTCCCAGGGTATACATTCTT GGCATGCATTAATGATTTCTGCTGGATACCTGTTGAAGAAATTAGCACATGAGCATAATATTGCAGTACTg GTTACTAATCACACAGTGGGTGGAGATGGAGGTATCTCTAAACCGGCTCTTGGAGAGAGTTGGAAAAGCATCCCACATGTTCGGCTTCTGCTTTCCCGTGATCATGGAGGCAGCATCTGTAATGTTTCCATACTTAAACACCCATCCATG gcTGTTGGTAAGGCTGCAAGGTTTATGATTCACAACTAA
- the LOC126732387 gene encoding DNA repair protein RAD51 homolog 4 isoform X8, with the protein MAPLKSLEQDYPILDSNFHSFCASHDIFSVEDLLLHDLYLLAAFAEQESSSERLKQGITQVLSIIDGQHQPWLNGMELLEDAQRNKHVLSTGCEGIDLLLHGGLRVGQLTELVGPSSSGKTQVCLLAASNVAKKHIGSVVYLDTGNSFSPQRVTHFICQHSDPAIDQAKHRTLQKVMNNISCKSVFDIFTMFDVLHQLEFNLRSQMQGGDCKVQLLIVDSVSSMVTPILGGSGSQGHALMISAGYLLKKLAHEHNIAVLDPTLWIKLKASDLKNWFRNKKGKNQKKG; encoded by the exons atggCACCGTTGAAATCTCTGGAGCAAGACTATCCCATTTTAGACTCAAACTTCCATTCCTTCTGTGCTTCTCACGACATTTTCTCAG ttgaGGATTTACTCTTGCATGACCTCTACTTATTAGCTGCTTTTGCGGAACAAGAATCTAGCTCTGAGAGATTAAAGCAG GGGATTACCCAAGTTCTCTCTATCATTGATGGTCAGCATCAGCCATGGTTGAATGGTATGGAGCTCTTGGAAGATGCTCAAAGGAATAAACATGTGTTGTCCACTGGATGTGAAGG AATTGATTTGTTACTTCATGGTGGATTGCGTGTGGGGCAGTTAACGGAACTTGTTGGGCCATCGTCATCTGGTAAAACACAA GTTTGCCTACTAGCTGCCTCAAATGTTGCAAAGAAACATATCGGCAGTGTTGTATACTTAGATACAGGCAACTCTTTTTCACCCCAACGTGTTACACACTTTATTTGTCAGCATTCTGATCCTGCCATTGATCAG GCTAAACACAGAACTCTCCAGAAGGTAATGAACAACATATCTTGCAAATCAGTATTTGACATATTTACAATGTTTGATGTGCTACATCAGCTAGAGTTCAATCTGAGATCTCAG ATGCAAGGAGGAGATTGTAAGGTGCAGTTGCTTATTGTTGATTCGGTGTCATCAATGGTTACACCAATCCTTGGAGGCAGTGGTTCCCAGG GGCATGCATTAATGATTTCTGCTGGATACCTGTTGAAGAAATTAGCACATGAGCATAATATTGCAGTACTg GATCCAACTCTATGGATAAAGCTAAAAGCCAGTGATCTTAAGAATTGGTTTAGAAACAAGAAAGGGAAGAATCAGAAAAAAGGATGA
- the LOC126732387 gene encoding DNA repair protein RAD51 homolog 4 isoform X2, whose protein sequence is MAPLKSLEQDYPILDSNFHSFCASHDIFSVEDLLLHDLYLLAAFAEQESSSERLKQGITQVLSIIDGQHQPWLNGMELLEDAQRNKHVLSTGCEGIDLLLHGGLRVGQLTELVGPSSSGKTQVCLLAASNVAKKHIGSVVYLDTGNSFSPQRVTHFICQHSDPAIDQAKHRTLQKVMNNISCKSVFDIFTMFDVLHQLEFNLRSQMQGGDCKVQLLIVDSVSSMVTPILGGSGSQGHALMISAGYLLKKLAHEHNIAVLVTNHTVGGDGGISKPALGESWKSIPHVRLLLSRDHGGSICNVSILKHPSMVESFASLFTMCAIDLPLSLSVFSLSITPCLLHMVFLFLFTLFNFFFPQAVGKAARFMIHN, encoded by the exons atggCACCGTTGAAATCTCTGGAGCAAGACTATCCCATTTTAGACTCAAACTTCCATTCCTTCTGTGCTTCTCACGACATTTTCTCAG ttgaGGATTTACTCTTGCATGACCTCTACTTATTAGCTGCTTTTGCGGAACAAGAATCTAGCTCTGAGAGATTAAAGCAG GGGATTACCCAAGTTCTCTCTATCATTGATGGTCAGCATCAGCCATGGTTGAATGGTATGGAGCTCTTGGAAGATGCTCAAAGGAATAAACATGTGTTGTCCACTGGATGTGAAGG AATTGATTTGTTACTTCATGGTGGATTGCGTGTGGGGCAGTTAACGGAACTTGTTGGGCCATCGTCATCTGGTAAAACACAA GTTTGCCTACTAGCTGCCTCAAATGTTGCAAAGAAACATATCGGCAGTGTTGTATACTTAGATACAGGCAACTCTTTTTCACCCCAACGTGTTACACACTTTATTTGTCAGCATTCTGATCCTGCCATTGATCAG GCTAAACACAGAACTCTCCAGAAGGTAATGAACAACATATCTTGCAAATCAGTATTTGACATATTTACAATGTTTGATGTGCTACATCAGCTAGAGTTCAATCTGAGATCTCAG ATGCAAGGAGGAGATTGTAAGGTGCAGTTGCTTATTGTTGATTCGGTGTCATCAATGGTTACACCAATCCTTGGAGGCAGTGGTTCCCAGG GGCATGCATTAATGATTTCTGCTGGATACCTGTTGAAGAAATTAGCACATGAGCATAATATTGCAGTACTg GTTACTAATCACACAGTGGGTGGAGATGGAGGTATCTCTAAACCGGCTCTTGGAGAGAGTTGGAAAAGCATCCCACATGTTCGGCTTCTGCTTTCCCGTGATCATGGAGGCAGCATCTGTAATGTTTCCATACTTAAACACCCATCCATGGTAGAATCCTTCGCATCTTTATTCACAATGTGTGCCATAGacttacctctctctctctctgtgttcaGCCTTTCTATCACACCGTGTTTACTCCATAtggtatttctttttttattcaccctttttaattttttttttcctcaggcTGTTGGTAAGGCTGCAAGGTTTATGATTCACAACTAA
- the LOC126732387 gene encoding DNA repair protein RAD51 homolog 4 isoform X5: MAPLKSLEQDYPILDSNFHSFCASHDIFSVEDLLLHDLYLLAAFAEQESSSERLKQGITQVLSIIDGQHQPWLNGMELLEDAQRNKHVLSTGCEGIDLLLHGGLRVGQLTELVGPSSSGKTQVCLLAASNVAKKHIGSVVYLDTGNSFSPQRVTHFICQHSDPAIDQAKHRTLQKVMNNISCKSVFDIFTMFDVLHQLEFNLRSQMQGGDCKVQLLIVDSVSSMVTPILGGSGSQGHALMISAGYLLKKLAHEHNIAVLVTNHTVGGDGGISKPALGESWKSIPHVRLLLSRDHGGSICNVSILKHPSMAVGKAARFMIHN; the protein is encoded by the exons atggCACCGTTGAAATCTCTGGAGCAAGACTATCCCATTTTAGACTCAAACTTCCATTCCTTCTGTGCTTCTCACGACATTTTCTCAG ttgaGGATTTACTCTTGCATGACCTCTACTTATTAGCTGCTTTTGCGGAACAAGAATCTAGCTCTGAGAGATTAAAGCAG GGGATTACCCAAGTTCTCTCTATCATTGATGGTCAGCATCAGCCATGGTTGAATGGTATGGAGCTCTTGGAAGATGCTCAAAGGAATAAACATGTGTTGTCCACTGGATGTGAAGG AATTGATTTGTTACTTCATGGTGGATTGCGTGTGGGGCAGTTAACGGAACTTGTTGGGCCATCGTCATCTGGTAAAACACAA GTTTGCCTACTAGCTGCCTCAAATGTTGCAAAGAAACATATCGGCAGTGTTGTATACTTAGATACAGGCAACTCTTTTTCACCCCAACGTGTTACACACTTTATTTGTCAGCATTCTGATCCTGCCATTGATCAG GCTAAACACAGAACTCTCCAGAAGGTAATGAACAACATATCTTGCAAATCAGTATTTGACATATTTACAATGTTTGATGTGCTACATCAGCTAGAGTTCAATCTGAGATCTCAG ATGCAAGGAGGAGATTGTAAGGTGCAGTTGCTTATTGTTGATTCGGTGTCATCAATGGTTACACCAATCCTTGGAGGCAGTGGTTCCCAGG GGCATGCATTAATGATTTCTGCTGGATACCTGTTGAAGAAATTAGCACATGAGCATAATATTGCAGTACTg GTTACTAATCACACAGTGGGTGGAGATGGAGGTATCTCTAAACCGGCTCTTGGAGAGAGTTGGAAAAGCATCCCACATGTTCGGCTTCTGCTTTCCCGTGATCATGGAGGCAGCATCTGTAATGTTTCCATACTTAAACACCCATCCATG gcTGTTGGTAAGGCTGCAAGGTTTATGATTCACAACTAA
- the LOC126732387 gene encoding DNA repair protein RAD51 homolog 4 isoform X9, giving the protein MAPLKSLEQDYPILDSNFHSFCASHDIFSVEDLLLHDLYLLAAFAEQESSSERLKQGITQVLSIIDGQHQPWLNGMELLEDAQRNKHVLSTGCEGIDLLLHGGLRVGQLTELVGPSSSGKTQMQGGDCKVQLLIVDSVSSMVTPILGGSGSQGHALMISAGYLLKKLAHEHNIAVLVTNHTVGGDGGISKPALGESWKSIPHVRLLLSRDHGGSICNVSILKHPSMVESFASLFTMCAIDLPLSLSVFSLSITPCLLHMVFLFLFTLFNFFFPQAVGKAARFMIHN; this is encoded by the exons atggCACCGTTGAAATCTCTGGAGCAAGACTATCCCATTTTAGACTCAAACTTCCATTCCTTCTGTGCTTCTCACGACATTTTCTCAG ttgaGGATTTACTCTTGCATGACCTCTACTTATTAGCTGCTTTTGCGGAACAAGAATCTAGCTCTGAGAGATTAAAGCAG GGGATTACCCAAGTTCTCTCTATCATTGATGGTCAGCATCAGCCATGGTTGAATGGTATGGAGCTCTTGGAAGATGCTCAAAGGAATAAACATGTGTTGTCCACTGGATGTGAAGG AATTGATTTGTTACTTCATGGTGGATTGCGTGTGGGGCAGTTAACGGAACTTGTTGGGCCATCGTCATCTGGTAAAACACAA ATGCAAGGAGGAGATTGTAAGGTGCAGTTGCTTATTGTTGATTCGGTGTCATCAATGGTTACACCAATCCTTGGAGGCAGTGGTTCCCAGG GGCATGCATTAATGATTTCTGCTGGATACCTGTTGAAGAAATTAGCACATGAGCATAATATTGCAGTACTg GTTACTAATCACACAGTGGGTGGAGATGGAGGTATCTCTAAACCGGCTCTTGGAGAGAGTTGGAAAAGCATCCCACATGTTCGGCTTCTGCTTTCCCGTGATCATGGAGGCAGCATCTGTAATGTTTCCATACTTAAACACCCATCCATGGTAGAATCCTTCGCATCTTTATTCACAATGTGTGCCATAGacttacctctctctctctctgtgttcaGCCTTTCTATCACACCGTGTTTACTCCATAtggtatttctttttttattcaccctttttaattttttttttcctcaggcTGTTGGTAAGGCTGCAAGGTTTATGATTCACAACTAA
- the LOC126732387 gene encoding DNA repair protein RAD51 homolog 4 isoform X1 yields the protein MAPLKSLEQDYPILDSNFHSFCASHDIFSVEDLLLHDLYLLAAFAEQESSSERLKQGITQVLSIIDGQHQPWLNGMELLEDAQRNKHVLSTGCEGIDLLLHGGLRVGQLTELVGPSSSGKTQVCLLAASNVAKKHIGSVVYLDTGNSFSPQRVTHFICQHSDPAIDQAKHRTLQKVMNNISCKSVFDIFTMFDVLHQLEFNLRSQMQGGDCKVQLLIVDSVSSMVTPILGGSGSQGIHSWHALMISAGYLLKKLAHEHNIAVLVTNHTVGGDGGISKPALGESWKSIPHVRLLLSRDHGGSICNVSILKHPSMVESFASLFTMCAIDLPLSLSVFSLSITPCLLHMVFLFLFTLFNFFFPQAVGKAARFMIHN from the exons atggCACCGTTGAAATCTCTGGAGCAAGACTATCCCATTTTAGACTCAAACTTCCATTCCTTCTGTGCTTCTCACGACATTTTCTCAG ttgaGGATTTACTCTTGCATGACCTCTACTTATTAGCTGCTTTTGCGGAACAAGAATCTAGCTCTGAGAGATTAAAGCAG GGGATTACCCAAGTTCTCTCTATCATTGATGGTCAGCATCAGCCATGGTTGAATGGTATGGAGCTCTTGGAAGATGCTCAAAGGAATAAACATGTGTTGTCCACTGGATGTGAAGG AATTGATTTGTTACTTCATGGTGGATTGCGTGTGGGGCAGTTAACGGAACTTGTTGGGCCATCGTCATCTGGTAAAACACAA GTTTGCCTACTAGCTGCCTCAAATGTTGCAAAGAAACATATCGGCAGTGTTGTATACTTAGATACAGGCAACTCTTTTTCACCCCAACGTGTTACACACTTTATTTGTCAGCATTCTGATCCTGCCATTGATCAG GCTAAACACAGAACTCTCCAGAAGGTAATGAACAACATATCTTGCAAATCAGTATTTGACATATTTACAATGTTTGATGTGCTACATCAGCTAGAGTTCAATCTGAGATCTCAG ATGCAAGGAGGAGATTGTAAGGTGCAGTTGCTTATTGTTGATTCGGTGTCATCAATGGTTACACCAATCCTTGGAGGCAGTGGTTCCCAGGGTATACATTCTT GGCATGCATTAATGATTTCTGCTGGATACCTGTTGAAGAAATTAGCACATGAGCATAATATTGCAGTACTg GTTACTAATCACACAGTGGGTGGAGATGGAGGTATCTCTAAACCGGCTCTTGGAGAGAGTTGGAAAAGCATCCCACATGTTCGGCTTCTGCTTTCCCGTGATCATGGAGGCAGCATCTGTAATGTTTCCATACTTAAACACCCATCCATGGTAGAATCCTTCGCATCTTTATTCACAATGTGTGCCATAGacttacctctctctctctctgtgttcaGCCTTTCTATCACACCGTGTTTACTCCATAtggtatttctttttttattcaccctttttaattttttttttcctcaggcTGTTGGTAAGGCTGCAAGGTTTATGATTCACAACTAA